The following are encoded in a window of Candida dubliniensis CD36 chromosome 4, complete sequence genomic DNA:
- a CDS encoding MutS homolog, putative (Similar to S. cerevisiae MSH5;~new intron-containing ORF from Cd_42680 and Cd_42690; intron 5'- and 3'-conserved splice sites exist, but intron seems to have slightly different branch point seq (aactaac instead of tactaac); aligns with entire C albicans ORF orf19.2713;~In S. cerevisiae: protein of the MutS family required for meiotic reciprocal recombination between homologs; forms a dimer with Msh4p that facilitates crossovers between homologs during meiosis; msh5-Y823H mutation confers tolerance to DNA alkylating agents;~spliced gene): protein MNEDTTQSSIQDVTFLDTECQRILSLDIKGSLFGASCLNGEIKKLKIFEDCHINHPETYIESIINEFGPTIVFVSSRTTTNVVSILEDIKDVYEFTFYVKIVADFTKFDTKRLVESFYSLANNNNVHIFATSALKSSSIRITLGTINALWLGIAEFVDPSCCCIADLVDSLEFCSFQDIMFIDVDSLYALQILPETRKSLNINSKSQKLSLYDLLNNTVTIEGAKLLKDWVRKPLTDITKLLSRQNTVKILSSSELHEIRSNIRKGLKYTKNCKSIVNGLEAGKSSWKVWKNLILFLQNVMYLSKQIRLCFSETNMPPELALFYNQELMIDFNELEKFILSYAEPITSEEDNKMRIINGIDDTLDELRIQYNNLEELLQETTGIIAAKFSEEVFNTVYIPQLGFLVSRKADIENADTTFMPDEWQEVFRTSTNIYYKTEEVWQLDEQFGDIYTLINDREIEIIQSMLAKVSEFNTVIIQVGEAAIELDCLCSLSEVSQYRNYVFPCITDTNELEIIQGRHPLVETFSNMFVPNNTIFEPEEKIMVVTGANLSGKSVYLNQTALIVVMAQIGCAVPAEKATLGIVDKILTRISSRESLDKQQSTFAIDVYQLSKCISLATDRSLVIVDEFGKGSDPIDSTSMFGGTLSYFGKKSLDCPRCIFSTHFLDLFKDKELCEMYQSRKTKMMSTEILLEKTTNSSLDNVTYLYKVKPGLAEKSFGIYCAKVCGIPQNVIQRAECIAQMLNNGEDVAYELTRLSEEEEQNYSVAKKVVTKFLDIEFEDAELSINDSIHYTSKFDEIFQG from the exons ATGAATGAAGATACTACACAACTGTCTATCCAAGATGTGACATTTCTTGACACAGAATGCCAACGAATTTTATCGTTAGATATCAAAGGCTCTTTGTTTGGCGCATCTTGTCTTAATGGGGAGATAAAAAAGctcaaaatttttgaagACTGCCACATAAATCATCCCGAAACCtatattgaatcaataataaatgagTTTGGTCCTACTATTGTTTTTGTCAGTTCTAGGACAACCACTAATGTGGTCTCCATTCTTGAAGATATAAAAGATGTATATGAATTCACGTTTTACGTAAAAATTGTTGCAGATTTTACCAAATTTGATACTAAAAGGTTGGTTGAATCATTTTATAGCCTTgcaaataataacaatgtACACATATTTGCTACTTCTGCATTGAAATCTTCAAGTATTAGAATTACG TTAGGTACAATTAATGCATTATGGTTGGGAATAGCGGAGTTTGTTGACCCTTcatgttgttgtattgCCGATTTGGTTGATAGTTTAGAGTTTTGTTCTTTTCAAGATATTATGTTCATTGATGTTGATCTGCTTTATGCACTTCAGATACTACCAGAAACTCGAAAATCACTCAATATAAATTCGAAATCTCAAAAGTTATCCCTTTATGACTTGTTAAACAACACCGTGACCATTGAAGGGGCCAAGTTATTAAAAGATTGGGTCAGAAAACCACTAACCGATATTACAAAACTCCTTTCTCGTCAAAATACCGTTAAAATTCTTAGTCTGTCAGAATTACACGAGATTAGATCAAATATCAGAAAAGGTTTGAAATATACTAAAAACTGCAAATCAATAGTGAATGGGTTAGAAGCAGGTAAACTGAGTTGGAAAGTATGGAAAAAtcttattttgtttttacaAAATGTCATGTACCTACTGAAACAAATCAGACTTTGTTTTCTGGAAACAAATATGCCTCCAGAACTAGCCCTATTTTACAACCAAGAATTGatgattgattttaatgaattagaaaaatttattcttCTGTACGCTGAGCCTATAACTTCTGAAGAAGACAATAAAATGAGAATAATCAACGGCATTGATGATACTCTTGATGAATTGAGAATTCAGTATAACAACCTTGAAGAATTACTTCAAGAAACAACTGGAATTATAGCTGCAAAATTCTCAGAAGAGGTGTTCAATACAGTTTATATACCACAACTTGGGTTCTTGGTGTCTCGAAAAGcagatattgaaaatgcTGATACAACATTTATGCCTGATGAATGGCAAGAAGTGTTCAGAACAAGTACCAACATTTATTACAAAACTGAAGAGGTTTGGCAATTGGATGAACAGTTTGGTGATATTTACACCTTGATTAATGATCGGGAGATCGAGATCATTCAGAGCATGTTGGCAAAAGTGTCAGAATTCAACACGGTGATCATCCAAGTGGGGGAAGCGGCAATAGAATTGGACTGCTTGTGCAGTTTATCGGAAGTTTCCCAATACAGGAATTATGTTTTCCCTTGTATTACTGATACCAATGAATTGGAGATAATCCAAGGGAGACACCCTCTAGTAGAGACTTTTCTGAATATGTTTGTCCCaaacaatacaatattTGAACCAGAAGAGAAAATAATGGTGGTCACAGGAGCAAATTTATCTGGCAAATCAGTATATCTCAATCAGACTGCCTTGATAGTAGTGATGGCTCAAATTGGTTGTGCAGTACCAGCAGAGAAAGCCACTCTTGGAATAGTTGATAAGATACTCACTAGAATTCTGTCTCGTGAATCGTTAGATAAACAGCAAAGCACTTTTGCCATAGATGTTTATCAACTCTCAAAATGTATTTCCTTAGCGACAGACCGGTCTTTggttattgttgatgagtTTGGAAAGGGAAGCGATCCCATTGATTCCACATCAATGTTTGGAGGCACACTAAGCTATTTTGGAAAGAAAAGTCTAGATTGTCCCCGTTGCATTTTCTCTACCCACTTTTTAGATTTATTTAAGGATAAAGAGCTTTGTGAGATGTACCAGTCAcggaaaacaaaaatgatGTCTACCGAGATTTTGCTTGAGAAAACTACAAATAGTCTGTTAGACAATGTTACATATCTTTACAAGGTGAAACCTGGACTTGCAGAAAAGAGCTTTGGTATTTACTGTGCAAAAGTTTGTGGGATTCCACAAAATGTAATCCAAAGAGCAGAGTGCATTGCTCAAATGTTAAATAATGGAGAAGATGTAGCCTATGAATTAACACGATTATCTGAGGAGGAAGAACAAAACTATTctgttgcaaaaaaagTGGTTACAAAATTCTTagatattgaatttgaagatgCAGAATTATCTATTAATGACTCTAT